In Nerophis ophidion isolate RoL-2023_Sa linkage group LG02, RoL_Noph_v1.0, whole genome shotgun sequence, one DNA window encodes the following:
- the slc7a9 gene encoding b(0,+)-type amino acid transporter 1, with product MEGKEWCVDMDKQQGKATVLQKELGLLSAVCLIVGTMIGSGIFISPKAVLLYSGGVGPCLLIWAACGVLSIMGALCYAELGTMIPKSGGEHSYLMEALGSPLAYLYSWTTVMVLKPSSFAIITLSFGEYASAPFYSGCSPPIIVTKSLSAAAIVFIVTINCLSVKLASYVQNFFTAAKLFIIVIIVGAGIVLLAQGNTETLSNAFDNKPVSVGAIGLAFYNGLWAYDGWSQLNFITEELKNPFRNLPLAIIIGIPLVAICYVMVNIAYFTVLTTNELLSSSAVAVTFGNKVLYPMSWIVPLFVVFSTIGSANGSCFTAGRLAYVSGREGHMVEVLSFISLRRLTPSPAIIFNGLLAIFYIIPADINTLINFFSFAQWFFNGLTILTLIVMRFTRKELKRPVKIPIIIAVLMVLVSCYLVLAPIIDSPDMEYLYCTLFILGGLLLYYPFVHLKVKWARRLMRPITVRLQLLMEVVPPEKCE from the exons ATGGAAGGAAAAGAGTGGTGCGTCGACATGGACAAGCAGCAGGGGAAGGCCACTGTGCTTCAAAAGGAG TTGGGCCTGTTAAGCGCCGTCTGTTTGATTGTGGGCACCATGATCGGCTCAGGCATCTTCATCTCTCCCAAAGCGGTGCTGCTCTACTCTGGAGGTGTGGGCCCCTGCCTTCTCATCTGGGCTGCCTGTGGAGTGTTATCCATTATGG GAGCCTTGTGCTATGCGGAGCTGGGCACCATGATCCCTAAATCTGGAGGAGAGCATTCTTATCTGATGGAGGCCTTAGGCTCCCCGTTGGCATACCTTTACTCCTGGACCACAGTGATGGTGTTGAAGCCCTCTTCCTTTGCTATCATCACACTGAGCTTTGGCGAGTATGCCTCAGCTCCCTTCTATTCAGGCTGCAGCCCTCCTATCATTGTCACCAAGTCTCTGTCTGCTGCAGCCATAG TTTTCATTGTCACCATTAACTGTTTGAGTGTCAAACTAGCAAGTTATGTGCAGAACTTCTTCACGGCAGCCAAATTGTTCATCATTGTCATCATAGTGGGAGCTGGTATAGTTCTCTTGGCACAAG GAAATACAGAGACCTTGTCAAACGCATTTGACAACAAGCCAGTGTCTGTTGGGGCAATTGGACTTGCCTTTTATAATGGACTCTGGGCCTATGATGGgtg GAGTCAACTGAATTTCATCACAGAGGAGCTGAAAAACCCATTTAG GAACCTGCCTTTAGCCATCATCATTGGCATCCCTTTAGTGGCCATCTGCTATGTGATGGTCAACATTGCTTATTTCACTGTCTTGACCACCAATGAATTACTGTCATCTTCAGCCGTAGCTGTG ACTTTTGGAAACAAAGTTCTTTACCCCATGTCTTGGATTGTTCCACTTTTCGTTGTCTTCTCTACAATCGGCTCGGCCAACGGAAGCTGCTTCACTGCTGGCAG ACTGGCCTATGTAAGTGGCAGAGAAGGTCACATGGTAGAAGTGTTGTCTTTCATCAGTTTGAGGCGTCTCACTCCATCCCCAGCAATCATTTTTAAC GGTTTATTGGCTATTTTTTACATAATTCCAGCCGACATCAACACCCTAATTAACTTCTTCAGCTTTGCTCAGTGGTTCTTCAACGGCCTGACGATATTAACTCTTATTGTCATGCGTTTCActaggaaggagctgaaaagacCAGTCAAG ATTCCGATCATAATAGCAGTCCTAATGGTCTTGGTGTCCTGCTACCTGGTCCTGGCCCCCATCATTGACAGCCCTGACATGGAGTACCTCTACTGTACTCTATTCATCCTTGGTGGGCTCCTTCTTTACTACCCCTTTGTTCACCTGAAGGTCAAGTGGGCACGAAGACTCATGA GGCCCATCACCGTGCGTCTCCAGCTCCTGATGGAAGTGGTTCCTCCAGAGAAATGTGAGTGA